The Rhinolophus sinicus isolate RSC01 linkage group LG13, ASM3656204v1, whole genome shotgun sequence sequence TCGTTGCCCACCGGCCTCGTCATGAACATGACCCTGGGAAGCACGTTCAGGAATATGGTCTTCACCCACGCGGGCATCGTGTGCGTGCTCGGGGTTCTGTAGTGCACGTTGAGCACAAAGACGGTGATGACGATGGACAAGGTGACGAAAATCATGGTGAACAGGAGGTACTCGCCGATCAGGGGGATGACCAGCGAGGTGGACGGGATGGTCTCGGTGATCACCAGCAGGAAGACGGTCAAGGAGAGCAGCACGGAGATGCACAGCGTCACCTTCTCGCCGCAGTCGGACGGCAGGTAGAAGACGAGCACGGTGAGGCAGGAGATGAGCAGGCAGGGGATGATGAGGTTGACCGTGTAGAAGAGCGGCAGGCGCCGGATGTACAGCGAGTACGTGATGTCCGTGTAGATCTCCTCGCAGCAGTTGTACTTGATGTCGTGCTTGTAGCCGGGGGCCCGGATGACGGCCCACTCGCCGCTCTCCCAGTAGTCCTTGAGGTTCATGGAGGAGCCGATGAGCACCAGGTCGATCTTGGCCTTGTCGTAGGACCAGGACCCGAACTTCATGGTGCAGTTCTGGGAATCAAACGGGAAGTAGGTCACGTCGATTTTGCACGAGCTCTTAAAGATGGCCGGAGGGATCCACGTCACTTCCCCCGTGTACTTGAGCAAGGCTTTGGTCTTGTCGTCCACCTGGAAATCCCCGACGGCACTGCAGAGACGAAGGGGAGGGTGA is a genomic window containing:
- the CHRNA3 gene encoding neuronal acetylcholine receptor subunit alpha-3 isoform X2, which produces METNLWLKQIWNDYKLKWNPADYDGAEFMRVPAQKIWKPDIVLYNNAVGDFQVDDKTKALLKYTGEVTWIPPAIFKSSCKIDVTYFPFDSQNCTMKFGSWSYDKAKIDLVLIGSSMNLKDYWESGEWAVIRAPGYKHDIKYNCCEEIYTDITYSLYIRRLPLFYTVNLIIPCLLISCLTVLVFYLPSDCGEKVTLCISVLLSLTVFLLVITETIPSTSLVIPLIGEYLLFTMIFVTLSIVITVFVLNVHYRTPSTHTMPAWVKTIFLNVLPRVMFMTRPVGNEGTTQRPRPVYSAELSNLNCFSRTESRGCKEGHPCQDKMCSYCHHRRVKVSNFSANLPRSSSSDSVNAMLSVSALSPEIKEAIQSVKYIAENMKAQNEAKEIQDDWKYVAMVIDRIFLWVFILVCILGTAGLFLQPLMARDDL